CGACGCGCTCGTCAACGTCGCCGGAACGTGGAAGGGAGGGTCGCCAATCGAAGACACCGACGTGGACACCTTCGACCTCCTGCTGGACGTGAATCTCAAGACGATGTTTCTGGCGAGCAAGCACGCGCTGCCGCACCTGAAAGAGCGGGACGGGCAGCAGGGCGCAATCGTCAGCGTTAGCGCCCGCGCCTCGCTGGAGGGCGGCGAAGGCGACGGTCCCTACCGAGCCTCCAAGGCAGGCGTCCGCCTACTCACCGAGACCATCGCCGAGGAAAACGAGGGCGTCGTCCGGGCGAACGCGGTCATGCCGAGCGTCATCGACACGCCCGCGAACCGTGAGATGATGCCCGACGCAGACCACGAGACCTGGGTCGCCCCGGAAGACATCGCCGAAGTCATGCTCTTTCTCTGCTCGGAGTCCGCGTCGGTCACCAGTGGCGCGGCAGTTCCGGTGTACGGCGAGGCGTGAACGGCATCTTCTTCGACGCGCATGAACGACTGTCCAGTTTCTTCGCTTTCCCGACCTGTTAGCGAAAACACTTCAAGAAAAAACAACCAGACGGCGACGAATCGTTTCGTTTATGGCTGGCGATTTGGAAGCCAAAGTCACACATGGCTCAACGAGAGACCTGGACGAGTAGAATCGGATTTATCTTCGCCGCTGTCGGGAGCGCGGTGGGACTCGGGAATATCTGGTCGTTCCCGTTCCAGACCGCCGCGAACGGCGGGGCGGCGTTCCTCGTCGTCTACCTACTGGCCGTCTTCCTCATCGGCTTCCCGACGATGATGATCGAGTTCGTCATCGGACGGCGCGGCGAACAGAATCCCGTCGCCGCATTCGAAAAAATCGGCTACGGCAACTGGTCGTTCACCGGCGGACTCGGCGTCTTCTCCTCGCTGGTGACGCTGTCGTTCTACAGCGTCGTCGGCGGGTGGGTCCTCAGCTACATCGTCGGTAGTGCCACCGGCGCGTACTTCGGTGACCCCGGCACGTACTTCGGGTCCGTCGCGTCCGGCCCGACTGCAATCGCCGCCCACGCCGTCTTCATGGCGATTACCATCGGCATCGTCGCCTCGGGCGTCACCGACGGTATCGAGCGCGCGACGAAGGTCATGATTCCCGCCATCCTCGTTCTACTGGTCGGCATGGCCGCGTGGGCGACCACGCTCTCCGGTGCGTCTGCGGGGTACGAGTACTACCTTTCGCCGGACTTCGGTGTCATCGCCGACAACTTCGCGTCGATCGTCCCGCCCGCGATGGGACAGGCGTTCTTCACGCTCTCGCTCGGGTTCAGCGTCATGATCGCCTACTCGTCGTACCTCGGCCGTGACGACAGCCTCCCGGCCGACGGCGGTGCAATCGTCGTGGTCAACACCCTCGTCGCACTCCTCGCAGGGTTCGTCATCTTCCCCATCTTCTTCGCCACTGGCGGCGCTGAAGGTGCAGGAAGTGGCGGTGCAGGGACCGCGTTCGTCGCGCTCGCCGGAGCGTTCGGTAGTCTTCCGGCAGGTCAAATCATCGGGTTCGTCTTCTTCGCCGTCCTGTTGTTCGCAGCACTGTCCAGTTCGATTAGCCTGCTGGAAGTGCCGGTGTCCTACGTCACCGAGAGCTACGGTTACAGTCGAGGGACGACGGCGGTGGTGATGGGTCTCGCCATCGCGCTCCTCGGCGTGCCCGCGACGTTCGGCACGTCGTGGCTCGGTTTCTACAACGACCTCGTGTTCAACATCTTCCTCCCCATCGCGGTCCTGCTGTTCGCCGTCTTCGCTGGCTGGGTTGCCAACAGGGAGGCCGTGGACGAACTCGGTCGCGGTAGTTCCGTCGGCGAGTCGTTCACGACGGCGTGGCTCTGGTGGATTCGAATCGTGGTTCCCATCGCCGTCATCGTGACGCTCTACCTCGGCGTCGAGTCGCTGTACACTGGTCTCACATCTGGGGCGTACTTCTAACGCTCACGAATCGTAACCACTCGTTTTCTTTCGGAATGCACGCAGACTGAAGGGACCTGCGTAGTCGCGTGAAGACCGTGATTTTTCTCTCCTGACGGTTTTCAATCTCGAAACACTCTTCCGACTCGATTGGCCATTGTGTATCAATGACACGTGAATCGTGGCACACCCGCCTCGGCTTCATCCTCGCGGCCGTTGGGAGCGCCGTCGGACTCGGCAACGTCTGGCGCTTTCCGTGGATGACCGCCGAGAACGGCGGGAGTGCCTTTCTGGTGGTATATCTCGCAATCGTTCTCCTCGTCGGCGTCCCCGGCTTGCTGGCGGAGTTCGTCATCGGACGGCGTTCGAACCGTAATCCGGCTGGTGCGATGTTCAGGCTCTCCTCCGGGTCGAAGTCGTGGGGGATGGTCGGTCTGTTCGGCGTCGTGACTGCCGTCGTGCTACTGTCGTTCTACAGCGTCGTCGGCGGGTGGATTGTTCGGTACTTCCTGTCGAGTTTCATCGGGTCGTACCACGCAGCACCAGCAGCGTACTTCTCGGGTATCGACTTCGGCATCGGCGCGGCCTTCTACCACGTCGTCTTCCTTTCGCTGACCGCTTTCATCGTGGTCGGGGGCGTTCGGGACGGTATCGAGAAGGCGACGAAGGTCATGATGCCTCTGATTCTCCTCCTGCTCGGGGCGCTGGCCGTCTGGGCCACTTCCCAACCGGGCGCAGGTGCAGGGCTGGAGTTCTACCTGAACTTCGACGCCGCGTACCTCCAGAACAACTTCTTCGACGTTCTCGGAGCGGCCGCGGGCCAAGCCTTGTTCACGCTCTCGCTCGGCGTCGGGACGATGATAACCTACGCCTCGTATCTGGGCGACGACAACGACCTA
The sequence above is a segment of the Halorussus halophilus genome. Coding sequences within it:
- a CDS encoding sodium-dependent transporter, with the translated sequence MAQRETWTSRIGFIFAAVGSAVGLGNIWSFPFQTAANGGAAFLVVYLLAVFLIGFPTMMIEFVIGRRGEQNPVAAFEKIGYGNWSFTGGLGVFSSLVTLSFYSVVGGWVLSYIVGSATGAYFGDPGTYFGSVASGPTAIAAHAVFMAITIGIVASGVTDGIERATKVMIPAILVLLVGMAAWATTLSGASAGYEYYLSPDFGVIADNFASIVPPAMGQAFFTLSLGFSVMIAYSSYLGRDDSLPADGGAIVVVNTLVALLAGFVIFPIFFATGGAEGAGSGGAGTAFVALAGAFGSLPAGQIIGFVFFAVLLFAALSSSISLLEVPVSYVTESYGYSRGTTAVVMGLAIALLGVPATFGTSWLGFYNDLVFNIFLPIAVLLFAVFAGWVANREAVDELGRGSSVGESFTTAWLWWIRIVVPIAVIVTLYLGVESLYTGLTSGAYF
- a CDS encoding SDR family oxidoreductase: MSATFEYADQTVLVTGASGALGSAVCQTFADTGATVAATDVVEPDDDSAALDPAASERIHFYQGDFTDESEVERVVSEVADDHGGIDALVNVAGTWKGGSPIEDTDVDTFDLLLDVNLKTMFLASKHALPHLKERDGQQGAIVSVSARASLEGGEGDGPYRASKAGVRLLTETIAEENEGVVRANAVMPSVIDTPANREMMPDADHETWVAPEDIAEVMLFLCSESASVTSGAAVPVYGEA
- a CDS encoding sodium-dependent transporter, with protein sequence MTRESWHTRLGFILAAVGSAVGLGNVWRFPWMTAENGGSAFLVVYLAIVLLVGVPGLLAEFVIGRRSNRNPAGAMFRLSSGSKSWGMVGLFGVVTAVVLLSFYSVVGGWIVRYFLSSFIGSYHAAPAAYFSGIDFGIGAAFYHVVFLSLTAFIVVGGVRDGIEKATKVMMPLILLLLGALAVWATSQPGAGAGLEFYLNFDAAYLQNNFFDVLGAAAGQALFTLSLGVGTMITYASYLGDDNDLALDGSIIAVLNTGVGVLAGLVVFPLLFATLGELSGTAAKGGAGALFISLAGAFSQVPFGTVLSVLFFGVITLAALSSSISMLEIPVAYLVDEHDMERRNATLGLAGLILFTGSANALNPALFDFVASTLVDLMLTTGLVGFLVFAGWVLGKDALSEFSAGAGRSRAIGPAWLWSIRTVLPVFLAGTLLVNLLALAGFSVGDLLAFVVP